One genomic region from Terriglobia bacterium encodes:
- the nhaR gene encoding transcriptional activator NhaR, with translation MEWLNYHHLLYFWVVARTGSIVKASEELLLAPPTISAQIGQLEDYLGEKLFTRTGRRLVLTEVGKIVYGYAQEIFSLGRELTDTLKGRPTGHPLKLQVGVADVLPKGLAYRLIEPALRLASPVQVICREDPPERLLALLALHEIDLILSDAPFGPGISVRAYNHPLGECGVGFYGSPKLAAGYRRKFPQSLNGAPFLVPTASASMRSNLDQWLEAEDIHPVVAGEFEDFTLLRAFAEGGHGIFAAPRVLDRELRRRFGVAGYTEEVRARFYAISVERRVKNPAVIAICDAAREKLFG, from the coding sequence ATGGAATGGCTCAATTATCATCACCTTCTTTACTTCTGGGTCGTGGCCCGCACGGGGAGCATCGTGAAGGCCTCGGAAGAACTTCTGCTGGCGCCCCCGACCATCAGCGCGCAGATCGGCCAACTGGAAGATTACCTGGGAGAGAAGCTGTTTACACGCACGGGGCGGCGGCTGGTCCTCACCGAAGTGGGGAAGATCGTTTACGGCTATGCGCAGGAGATTTTTTCTTTGGGCCGCGAGCTTACCGACACGCTGAAAGGCCGGCCCACGGGCCACCCGCTCAAGCTCCAGGTGGGCGTGGCGGACGTACTGCCGAAGGGCCTCGCTTATCGCCTCATTGAACCGGCCCTGCGCCTGGCGTCGCCGGTGCAGGTGATCTGCCGGGAAGACCCTCCCGAGCGCCTGCTGGCGCTGCTGGCTCTGCATGAAATTGACCTGATTCTGTCCGATGCGCCGTTCGGGCCGGGCATCAGCGTCCGCGCCTACAATCACCCGCTGGGTGAGTGCGGGGTGGGTTTCTATGGCAGCCCGAAGCTTGCGGCGGGCTATCGGCGGAAGTTTCCGCAGTCCTTGAATGGAGCGCCGTTCCTGGTTCCCACCGCAAGCGCCTCGATGAGATCGAACCTCGATCAGTGGCTTGAGGCCGAGGATATTCACCCGGTGGTGGCGGGGGAATTTGAAGACTTCACGCTGCTGAGGGCCTTCGCGGAGGGAGGACATGGCATTTTTGCCGCGCCGCGCGTGCTCGACCGCGAACTCCGCCGCCGGTTCGGGGTGGCCGGCTATACCGAAGAAGTGCGCGCCCGGTTCTACGCCATATCGGTCGAGCGAAGAGTCAAAAACCCGGCCGTCATCGCCATCTGTGACGCTGCGCGCGAAAAGCTGTTTGGGTGA
- the raiA gene encoding ribosome-associated translation inhibitor RaiA, which translates to MNIEIRSQDFSISEALQRYAERRLGFALRRFSKDIGRVMVRLSDLNGPRGGADKRCQITASVLPSQAVSLQAVDADLYAAIDRAAARLERALARCLARTRESGRGRMSIRKPAGIRLQPLESG; encoded by the coding sequence ATGAACATCGAAATTCGCAGCCAGGACTTCAGCATTTCCGAGGCCTTGCAGCGCTACGCAGAGCGCCGCCTGGGCTTTGCGCTGCGAAGGTTCTCGAAAGACATTGGCCGCGTGATGGTCCGGTTGTCCGACCTCAACGGCCCGCGGGGAGGGGCGGACAAGCGCTGCCAGATCACCGCCAGCGTGCTGCCCTCGCAGGCGGTCTCGTTGCAGGCCGTGGACGCGGACCTTTACGCGGCAATCGACCGCGCGGCGGCGCGCCTGGAGCGCGCCCTCGCCCGCTGCCTGGCGCGAACGCGCGAGTCGGGGAGGGGGCGGATGTCGATAAGGAAACCTGCAGGCATCCGCCTCCAGCCTCTCGAAAGCGGGTAG